Proteins encoded in a region of the Enterococcus gilvus ATCC BAA-350 genome:
- a CDS encoding vWA domain-containing protein, whose product MGKSKALIGSLFLLVIIILSIVVPTITVLGETVATAEVTTKTTEEITTSTMKEKTKETTKKTTAKATEKKATKASTKKTSDQPMVNEAKLPQGPQIPTLGKSYEPIYTNKKPDYQTDEKGTYPTFAWQPEGQTNVLNHQGGINEQTGWDKVTSWNVLENDYTHSYIKYGADATNPDVQLRKYAQQTDREEEFKIKLNVRGNTTQNAGVDIVFLLDNSDSMNNTETGEPQNRKAYANEALDKIITELKNVYASSGESIRIGGHIFSDYTKNAWGDKQGQIPTFQLSNNVADWDKLKAEYARAYSLGATFTQRGLTVAKDVFDAAPNSEGRRQLLFVLTDGAPNLSWTTKDKGTPNKDMFVDRLHFTDFNKGTKGSYNPGDVLGTKSYKTTIIPAYNGVINSHITTTNSTAMDIKNAGVEIHTIAMQLTVNVNETNKREELLRGLYKMSTKRANGNQDAEKDTAEDFFYYYVEKGADLTEYFKSWYETVIRTVDKGKIVDPLGDMVTLVTEEGKAPKVTQVANGAAKIEDLPVISHTAEQINVDNINLSGDQEIEVEYTVRLKSDDPSFVSNLWYPTNKETTLQPLPERTNDLLEFGSPSVKLPKAEFRIPVMKVWKDDLQGVENYWKLRPDSITAVLQHLEGTDWKEVERVELTEANDWKAQFSPVEGDADQHYRVIEPTRTSGYKQAVLSQEQFTSEDLKAEGLTVTNELLRGSYRFWKFMEDGKTPFTKDLPTFQVKTAAGRLVAENLTPDKNGAVTIEELALGEYLVEETHVPQGFQKMAPFTLHVTEDKTAESLIIQVNNQTEEYHAINALENFALRVEKMDDEGKSLAGASFKLTGEAYEETIVGGPAFDFSDLRPGDYTLTETVSPEGYEAITEPILFTIQVDGRVTIKEHPNVAGSGGIKETGNTIALEVTNKKIRPGALPNTGGIGLRNFYLLAGIFVSMGVFLSSVCVYHSRKP is encoded by the coding sequence ATGGGAAAAAGCAAAGCGTTGATCGGATCATTGTTTCTTTTAGTCATCATCATCCTGAGTATCGTCGTTCCGACTATCACCGTCTTAGGGGAGACGGTGGCAACGGCAGAGGTGACGACGAAGACGACGGAAGAAATAACGACAAGCACGATGAAAGAAAAAACGAAAGAAACGACAAAAAAAACCACGGCGAAAGCCACTGAAAAGAAAGCGACAAAAGCATCAACAAAGAAGACGTCGGATCAACCGATGGTCAATGAGGCTAAACTGCCGCAGGGGCCTCAAATACCAACCCTTGGGAAAAGCTATGAACCTATTTATACGAATAAAAAACCGGATTATCAAACAGACGAGAAGGGAACCTATCCGACATTTGCGTGGCAGCCTGAGGGTCAAACGAATGTTTTGAATCATCAAGGGGGGATCAACGAGCAGACGGGTTGGGACAAGGTGACGTCGTGGAATGTTTTGGAGAATGATTATACGCACTCGTACATCAAATACGGAGCTGATGCAACGAATCCAGATGTTCAGTTACGGAAATATGCCCAGCAGACAGACCGCGAGGAAGAATTTAAAATCAAATTGAATGTTCGCGGGAATACGACGCAAAATGCTGGGGTGGACATCGTCTTCTTATTGGACAACTCTGACTCGATGAACAATACGGAAACTGGCGAACCACAGAATCGAAAAGCCTATGCGAACGAGGCATTGGATAAGATCATCACGGAATTAAAAAATGTTTACGCTTCTTCAGGAGAATCGATCCGGATCGGCGGGCACATTTTTTCTGACTATACCAAAAATGCTTGGGGGGATAAGCAGGGGCAGATCCCAACATTTCAATTGTCTAACAATGTAGCCGATTGGGATAAATTAAAAGCGGAATACGCACGGGCTTATTCACTGGGGGCGACCTTCACCCAGCGAGGCTTGACCGTAGCGAAAGATGTTTTTGATGCAGCACCGAACTCGGAAGGACGGCGTCAATTGTTGTTTGTTTTGACGGATGGCGCGCCGAATTTGAGCTGGACGACAAAGGATAAAGGAACACCGAACAAAGATATGTTCGTCGATCGCCTGCATTTTACTGATTTTAACAAGGGAACGAAGGGAAGCTACAACCCTGGGGATGTATTAGGGACCAAAAGCTATAAGACGACGATCATTCCTGCATACAATGGCGTGATCAACAGTCATATCACCACGACGAACTCGACAGCGATGGATATAAAAAATGCCGGAGTCGAGATCCATACGATCGCGATGCAGCTGACGGTCAATGTGAATGAGACGAATAAGCGGGAGGAGCTGCTGCGGGGGCTCTATAAAATGTCGACGAAGCGGGCCAATGGGAATCAAGATGCTGAGAAGGATACGGCAGAAGACTTTTTCTACTATTATGTTGAAAAAGGGGCAGATCTGACGGAGTATTTCAAGAGCTGGTACGAAACGGTCATTCGGACGGTCGATAAAGGGAAAATCGTTGATCCTTTGGGAGACATGGTGACGCTTGTGACGGAAGAAGGAAAGGCGCCGAAAGTCACGCAGGTAGCCAACGGTGCCGCGAAGATCGAGGATCTGCCAGTGATTTCCCATACGGCAGAGCAGATCAACGTGGACAATATCAATCTAAGCGGGGATCAGGAGATCGAAGTCGAATACACGGTTCGTTTGAAGAGTGATGACCCGTCATTTGTCTCGAATCTCTGGTACCCGACCAATAAGGAGACGACCCTACAGCCGCTGCCTGAACGGACGAATGATTTGCTGGAATTTGGGAGTCCATCTGTCAAATTACCAAAAGCGGAATTTCGCATTCCGGTGATGAAGGTCTGGAAGGATGACCTTCAAGGGGTAGAAAATTACTGGAAACTACGGCCAGATTCGATCACAGCGGTCCTCCAGCACTTGGAGGGGACGGATTGGAAAGAGGTCGAAAGGGTAGAATTAACTGAAGCAAATGACTGGAAAGCCCAATTTTCCCCTGTAGAAGGGGATGCCGACCAGCACTATCGGGTCATTGAGCCGACGCGAACCTCCGGGTACAAGCAAGCCGTTCTCAGTCAGGAGCAGTTTACTTCAGAGGACTTGAAGGCAGAGGGCCTCACGGTCACGAATGAGCTGTTACGTGGAAGCTACCGTTTTTGGAAATTCATGGAGGATGGGAAGACGCCTTTTACAAAGGACTTGCCGACATTTCAGGTGAAAACGGCGGCGGGGCGCCTCGTTGCGGAAAACCTGACACCTGATAAAAACGGCGCCGTTACGATCGAAGAACTTGCGCTTGGAGAGTATCTCGTGGAAGAGACGCATGTGCCCCAAGGATTCCAAAAGATGGCGCCTTTTACGCTCCATGTAACTGAAGATAAAACAGCGGAATCTTTGATCATCCAGGTCAATAATCAAACCGAAGAATACCACGCCATCAATGCGTTGGAAAATTTTGCATTACGTGTTGAAAAGATGGATGATGAGGGGAAATCACTTGCGGGAGCGAGCTTCAAGCTCACCGGTGAGGCCTATGAAGAAACGATTGTTGGCGGACCGGCATTTGATTTTTCTGACTTGCGTCCAGGGGATTATACGTTAACAGAAACGGTCTCTCCCGAAGGATACGAGGCCATAACGGAACCCATCCTGTTCACGATCCAGGTGGACGGTCGCGTGACTATCAAGGAACATCCGAATGTCGCTGGATCAGGAGGGATCAAGGAGACAGGCAATACGATCGCTCTAGAGGTAACAAATAAAAAGATCCGGCCGGGTGCTTTACCGAATACCGGGGGGATCGGCTTGCGGAATTTCTATTTGTTGGCAGGGATTTTCGTAAGTATGGGTGTCTTCTTGAGCAGCGTATGCGTGTATCATAGTCGAAAACCTTAA